From the Ruminiclostridium josui JCM 17888 genome, one window contains:
- a CDS encoding nucleoid-associated protein encodes MKKEITLDIMEYSIHINRAVLHILDNSVNFPVLSDKELELSGELADFLEKHISKTFDDANLKKAQFTGEVNTVRDMCYALKEDLGCFMEVTRAIATMTFDFMLKNIDIAPGDLICCHFLADNEPYLGLLKLNYKTGYTHYVSQMEEGAVNTIIRHKTLLPSDGQKVDEAVLISLETGEIKLIEKAYEINGTKEFYMSNYLINCSTDLSDNQKLKIIDKVTQKISKKYYDEDFDKVAKLKKVVSEGLEEKNEIRVDEIAQEVFETNLAVREEYIQEIQKAGLTDEAITVPDKLAEKKFKTHKIKTDTGIEINFPLSYYDNRDMIEFANNPDGSISIIIKNVGKIINKR; translated from the coding sequence TAGACAACAGCGTAAACTTTCCTGTACTTTCTGATAAGGAACTTGAACTAAGCGGAGAATTGGCGGACTTTTTAGAAAAGCATATTTCCAAAACCTTTGATGATGCAAACTTGAAAAAAGCTCAGTTTACGGGTGAAGTAAATACGGTACGAGATATGTGCTATGCACTCAAAGAGGATTTGGGCTGTTTTATGGAAGTAACCCGTGCCATTGCAACTATGACCTTTGATTTTATGCTTAAAAATATTGATATAGCTCCAGGAGATCTTATATGCTGTCATTTTCTTGCAGACAATGAACCATATCTGGGGTTATTGAAACTGAATTATAAAACAGGATATACTCACTACGTAAGCCAGATGGAGGAAGGGGCGGTAAATACAATTATTAGACATAAAACACTTTTACCGTCGGATGGACAAAAAGTTGATGAGGCTGTTCTTATAAGTCTGGAAACTGGTGAAATAAAGCTAATTGAAAAAGCTTACGAAATAAACGGTACAAAAGAATTTTATATGTCCAATTATTTGATTAACTGTTCAACTGATTTGTCTGACAACCAAAAGCTGAAAATTATTGATAAAGTTACACAGAAAATAAGCAAAAAATACTATGACGAGGACTTTGACAAGGTAGCAAAGCTTAAGAAGGTTGTATCCGAAGGGTTGGAAGAAAAGAATGAAATACGGGTGGATGAAATAGCTCAGGAGGTCTTCGAAACGAATCTTGCAGTCAGGGAAGAGTATATACAGGAAATTCAAAAAGCCGGTCTTACTGATGAAGCCATTACAGTACCAGATAAATTGGCAGAGAAAAAATTTAAAACCCATAAAATCAAGACAGATACAGGCATTGAGATAAATTTCCCGTTGAGTTATTATGACAACAGGGATATGATAGAATTTGCAAACAACCCTGACGGCTCTATATCAATCATAATCAAAAACGTTGGTAAAATAATA